Genomic window (Streptococcus porcinus):
CGATTAACTTCAATTTCAGCAAGTTTCAAACCATGCATTAATTGTGAATAAGATAATCCATTCATGCGAGCTGCCGCATTAATACGTGTAATCCATAATTTACGGAAATCACGTTTCTTTTGACGACGGTCACGGTATGCATAGTAATAAGAATTCATTACTTGTTCTTTTGCAGTACGGAACAAGATATGTTTTGCTCCATAGTAACCTTTAGCTAATTTTAATATACGTTTGCGACGTTTGCGTGAAACAACTCCACCTTTAACACGAGCCATTTATATTTCCTCCAAATAGTTCTAATAATTCTAGTAAATGTTTAACTAAGTCTCTTATCTAAGACCAGTAAGCATTGCTTTAATACGTTTAAAATCTCCTGCACTTACCATTGAAGCTTTACGAAGATGACGACGTTGCTTTTTAGTTTTGCCGTGGAAACGGTGTGATGTAAAAGCGCGGAAGCGTTTCAAACCACCAGAACCTGTACGTTTAAAACGTTTAGCTGATGCGCGGTGTGTTTTTTGTTTTGGCATTTTTGTATTCTCCTCTTACTAAATCTTAAAAACTGTGACAATTATTTTTTGTCTGAAATTGGTACAAGTTGCATAAACATTTGGCGACCATCCATTTTTGCTCTTTGCTCAATGATAGCAATATCCTGAGTAGCTTCAGCAAATTCAGCTAGAACCTTTGCACCAATCTCTTTATGAGTAATCATACGCCCTTTAAAGCGAATAGAAACCTTAACCTTATTACCCTTCTCAAGGAATTTACGGCCATTACGAAGTTTCGTCTCAAAGTCACCCTTATCAATAACGGGGCTCAAACGTACCTCCTTAACAGTTACAACGCTCTGTTTCTTACGTTGTTCTTTTTGTTTCTTTTGAAACTCAAATTTGAACTTTCCATAGTCCATGATTTTGGCTACTGGAGGAACAGCTTGTGGCTGGATTAAAACCAAATCAACATTTGCATTATCAGCAATTGATTGCGCTTCTGATAATGGTTTTATACCTAATTGTTCACCTTCTAGACCAACTAGACGAACTTCGCGAACGCGAATTTCATCATTAATGAATAGATCCTTTTTAGCTATGATCTTCACCTCTTTATTTTTTTAGAGAAAAACGAAAGCGGACTTGATAAATCAAGCCCGCACACATAATATCCAAATGGATTTTGATATGTAGGGCCAGACAACCTAAGTCGCAAGGCGAGAAGCTCTCACTTCTACTTTTCTCATTGTTACTATGTTACCATGATTTTTAATCCATGTCAATTATTTTTTCTGCCTTTTCTTGAATAAATGTTACTACACCTTGAATATCAACACCTGTTGTATCAAAAACAATAGCATCATCTGCTGCTTTTAGTGGGGAAACTTGACGATGACTATCTTTATAATCACGCGCTGCAATTTCATTCTTTAAAGTTTCTAAATTAGACGTTATCCCTTTTTCAATATTTTCCTTATAGCGCCTTACAGCTCTCTCTTCTACAGATGCAATTAAAAAGACTTTTAGTTCAGCGTCTGGCAAAACAACGGTCCCAATATCACGACCATCCATAATGATAGCACCCTTTGCTGCAATACGTCTTTGCTGGGCTACGAGTTCTTCACGGATTTTGGCAATGGCCGAAACCCATGAAACATTATTAGTAACGTCATTTTGCCGAATAGCTAAGGTAACATCCCTCTGTCCAAGATAGACTAATTGACTACCATCACTAGCTTTTTTGAAAGAAATAGGTTGTTTTGATAGTTCCACTAGCAAAGCATCTGCATCTTTTTCTGTAAAATGATTCTCCAAGGCAATATAAGTTGCACAACGGTACATAGCACCAGTATCTAAATAAGTGTAGCCAAGATTTTTAGCAATAATCTTGGCTACCGTACTTTTACCACTTGATGCAGGACCGTCGATTGCGATTCTAATAGCTTTCATGTTGTCCTCTTATAAAATTAGTTAATATATACCGCATCACC
Coding sequences:
- the cmk gene encoding (d)CMP kinase translates to MKAIRIAIDGPASSGKSTVAKIIAKNLGYTYLDTGAMYRCATYIALENHFTEKDADALLVELSKQPISFKKASDGSQLVYLGQRDVTLAIRQNDVTNNVSWVSAIAKIREELVAQQRRIAAKGAIIMDGRDIGTVVLPDAELKVFLIASVEERAVRRYKENIEKGITSNLETLKNEIAARDYKDSHRQVSPLKAADDAIVFDTTGVDIQGVVTFIQEKAEKIIDMD
- the rpmI gene encoding 50S ribosomal protein L35: MPKQKTHRASAKRFKRTGSGGLKRFRAFTSHRFHGKTKKQRRHLRKASMVSAGDFKRIKAMLTGLR
- the infC gene encoding translation initiation factor IF-3, whose protein sequence is MKIIAKKDLFINDEIRVREVRLVGLEGEQLGIKPLSEAQSIADNANVDLVLIQPQAVPPVAKIMDYGKFKFEFQKKQKEQRKKQSVVTVKEVRLSPVIDKGDFETKLRNGRKFLEKGNKVKVSIRFKGRMITHKEIGAKVLAEFAEATQDIAIIEQRAKMDGRQMFMQLVPISDKK
- the rplT gene encoding 50S ribosomal protein L20; the encoded protein is MARVKGGVVSRKRRKRILKLAKGYYGAKHILFRTAKEQVMNSYYYAYRDRRQKKRDFRKLWITRINAAARMNGLSYSQLMHGLKLAEIEVNRKMLADLAVTDAAGFTALADAAKNKLGK